In Pseudomonas fakonensis, one DNA window encodes the following:
- a CDS encoding bestrophin family protein: MIVHPRPDMLRVLFTLKGSIVKRIALRCLAVTLLAALIVLVERHYPALFYPVSATPFTLLGLSLSIFMSFRNNACYDRWWEGRKAWGRMIIEVRSFTRESVVIADQQLRAYLLRSLCGFAHALNARLRNEDELRAARPWLNEADRVTPHNVCDGILQAVGEHCAQLPVSDLRYTLLEQRLTGLADVQATCERIKGTPLPFPYTLLLHRTIYIFCLLLPFALAEPLGWLAPLFTTIVSYTFFGLDAIGNELEDPFGRDENDLPTDALVRTIERDVLAALGHAPLPPALQPVEHVLS; the protein is encoded by the coding sequence TTGATCGTCCACCCACGCCCCGACATGCTGCGCGTGCTGTTCACCCTCAAGGGTTCGATCGTCAAACGCATTGCCTTGCGCTGCCTGGCAGTGACCCTGCTGGCGGCGTTGATCGTGCTGGTGGAGCGGCACTACCCGGCGCTGTTCTACCCGGTCAGCGCCACGCCGTTCACCCTGCTGGGCCTGTCGCTGTCGATCTTCATGAGCTTTCGCAACAACGCCTGCTACGACCGCTGGTGGGAGGGCCGCAAGGCCTGGGGGCGGATGATCATCGAGGTGCGCTCGTTCACCCGCGAAAGCGTGGTGATTGCCGACCAGCAACTGCGCGCGTACTTGCTGCGCAGCCTGTGCGGTTTTGCCCATGCATTGAATGCGCGGCTGCGCAATGAAGATGAGCTACGCGCGGCCCGGCCGTGGCTGAACGAAGCCGACCGGGTAACCCCGCACAATGTCTGCGACGGTATTCTCCAGGCGGTCGGCGAGCACTGCGCACAACTGCCGGTCAGCGATTTGCGCTACACCCTGCTGGAGCAGCGCCTGACCGGCCTTGCCGACGTGCAGGCCACCTGCGAGCGGATCAAGGGCACACCGTTGCCCTTCCCCTACACCCTGCTGCTGCACCGCACCATCTACATCTTCTGCCTGCTGCTGCCGTTCGCCCTGGCCGAGCCGCTGGGCTGGCTGGCGCCGCTGTTCACCACCATCGTCAGCTACACCTTCTTTGGGCTGGATGCGATCGGCAACGAGCTGGAAGACCCGTTCGGGCGCGACGAGAACGACCTGCCCACCGATGCCCTGGTACGCACTATCGAGCGCGATGTACTGGCGGCGCTGGGGCATGCGCCGTTGCCGCCGGCGTTGCAGCCGGTGGAGCATGTGTTGAGCTGA
- the moaB gene encoding molybdenum cofactor biosynthesis protein B, whose amino-acid sequence MSVKPDAVFVPLNIAVLTVSDTRSYDTDTSGELLATRAVGVGHRLVARELLKDDLYKIRAQVATWIADEQVQVVLITGGTGFTGRDSTPEAVDCLLDKRIDGFGELFRALSILDIGTSTVQSRALAGMANGTLVCCLPGSTGACRTAWEGILAEQLDARHRPCNFVAHLKPIGLCESRG is encoded by the coding sequence GTGAGCGTCAAACCCGACGCGGTCTTCGTGCCGCTGAACATCGCCGTGCTGACCGTCAGCGACACCCGCAGCTACGACACCGATACCTCCGGCGAGCTGCTGGCCACCCGCGCGGTGGGCGTGGGCCACCGCCTGGTGGCGCGCGAGCTGCTCAAGGACGACCTGTACAAGATTCGCGCCCAGGTTGCCACCTGGATTGCCGACGAGCAGGTGCAGGTGGTGCTGATCACCGGCGGTACCGGCTTTACCGGCCGCGACAGCACCCCGGAAGCGGTGGACTGCCTGCTGGACAAGCGTATCGATGGTTTCGGCGAGCTGTTCCGGGCGTTGTCGATCCTCGATATCGGCACCTCGACCGTACAGAGCCGGGCCCTGGCCGGCATGGCCAACGGCACCCTGGTGTGCTGCCTGCCCGGCTCCACCGGGGCGTGCCGCACGGCGTGGGAAGGGATTCTGGCCGAACAGCTCGATGCCCGGCACCGGCCGTGCAATTTTGTCGCGCACCTCAAACCCATCGGGCTGTGTGAAAGCCGCGGTTGA
- a CDS encoding LysR family transcriptional regulator, producing the protein MDIKQLKFLIALDQTRHFGQAAALCHITQPTLSMRLRNLEDELDLVLVKRGQRFEGFTEAGERILAWARTLLAAHDGLQAEAASCRGQVVGSLRLGTVPLASFNPMHLLLPLREKYPELQFQLSSHSTEQIMDGLSRNQLDLGICYLDQVNANFFEVIELGTTTMGLLHDTRHFQFEHDSLRWEELGDIPLGLLSKGMHYRQSLDLSFRSRSLEPNAVLESDSTFQLIQAINTGVCCAVMPLGCGLEGLSEHTRIIPIVDASIHSPVGLLLRRSEPRSAIAEQCFSEARALFQPS; encoded by the coding sequence ATGGACATCAAGCAGCTCAAGTTCCTCATCGCCCTCGACCAGACCCGCCACTTCGGCCAGGCTGCGGCGCTGTGCCATATCACCCAGCCGACGCTGTCCATGCGCCTGCGCAACCTGGAAGACGAACTGGACCTGGTGCTGGTCAAGCGCGGCCAGCGCTTCGAGGGTTTCACCGAGGCCGGCGAGCGCATCCTGGCCTGGGCCCGCACCCTGCTGGCCGCCCACGACGGCCTGCAGGCCGAGGCCGCCAGCTGCCGCGGCCAGGTGGTCGGCAGCCTGCGCCTGGGCACCGTGCCGCTGGCCAGCTTCAACCCCATGCACCTGCTGCTGCCGCTGCGCGAAAAATACCCCGAGCTGCAGTTTCAGCTGAGCTCCCACAGCACCGAGCAGATCATGGACGGCCTGAGCCGCAACCAGCTGGACCTGGGTATCTGCTACCTCGACCAGGTCAACGCCAACTTCTTCGAAGTGATCGAGCTGGGCACCACCACCATGGGCCTGCTGCATGACACCCGGCATTTCCAGTTCGAACACGACAGCTTGCGCTGGGAGGAGCTGGGGGACATCCCGCTGGGCCTGCTGAGCAAAGGCATGCACTACCGCCAGTCGCTGGACCTGAGCTTTCGCAGCCGCAGCCTCGAGCCCAACGCAGTGCTGGAAAGCGACTCGACCTTCCAGCTGATCCAGGCCATCAATACCGGCGTGTGCTGCGCCGTCATGCCGCTGGGCTGCGGCCTGGAAGGCCTGAGCGAACACACCCGCATCATCCCCATCGTCGATGCCAGCATCCACAGCCCAGTGGGCCTGCTGCTGCGCCGCAGCGAACCGCGCTCGGCGATTGCCGAGCAGTGCTTCAGCGAAGCGCGGGCGCTGTTTCAGCCCTCCTGA
- a CDS encoding AraC family transcriptional regulator → MTDTPLATLYQTLDQHRPESLEALLAGVVWLLPMLDVIANAAIFIKDTQARYVLANRTLVQRCGLKQLQPLLGKTSAEVFPARLGPGYTEQDRRVLEQGLVLEDQLELHLYGSREPGWCLTHKRPLHDPAGNIIGLVGISVDLQSAADTHPAYQRLAAVDEHIRRHFHQPITMGELTRIAGISVAQLERYCKRVFHLTPRQMIHKARLEHAHRLLHSDLPITEVALRCGYTDHSAFSRQFRQLTGFTPRQYRQATAQEG, encoded by the coding sequence ATGACCGACACCCCCCTGGCAACCCTCTACCAGACCCTCGACCAGCACCGCCCCGAATCGCTGGAGGCCCTGCTGGCCGGCGTGGTCTGGCTGCTGCCCATGCTCGACGTGATCGCCAACGCCGCGATTTTCATCAAGGACACCCAGGCCCGCTACGTGCTGGCCAACCGTACTCTGGTGCAGCGCTGCGGCCTCAAGCAGTTGCAGCCTTTGCTCGGCAAGACCAGCGCCGAAGTGTTCCCGGCGCGCCTGGGCCCCGGCTATACCGAGCAGGACCGGCGCGTGCTGGAACAGGGGCTGGTGCTGGAAGACCAGCTCGAGCTGCACCTGTACGGCAGCCGCGAACCAGGCTGGTGCCTGACCCACAAGCGCCCTTTGCATGACCCTGCGGGCAACATCATCGGCCTGGTGGGCATCTCGGTAGACCTGCAGTCAGCCGCCGATACCCACCCGGCCTACCAGCGCCTGGCGGCGGTCGACGAGCACATTCGCCGGCACTTTCACCAGCCCATCACAATGGGCGAGCTGACCCGCATCGCCGGCATTTCGGTGGCGCAGCTGGAGCGTTACTGCAAGCGGGTGTTCCACCTCACGCCACGGCAGATGATCCACAAGGCGCGCCTGGAACACGCCCACCGGCTGCTGCATTCGGATTTGCCGATCACCGAGGTGGCGCTGCGCTGCGGTTACACCGACCACAGCGCCTTCAGCCGGCAGTTCCGCCAGCTCACCGGGTTTACCCCGCGCCAGTACCGCCAGGCCACGGCTCAGGAGGGCTGA
- a CDS encoding APC family permease, with the protein MSGKFKKQLSLLDLTFIGLGAIFGSGWLFAASHVSAIAGPAGILSWFLGGFAVLLLGIVYCELGAALPRAGGVVRYPVYSHGPLLGYLMGFITLIAFSSLIAIEVVASRQYAAAWFPGLTKAGSSDPTVLGWLVQFALLGLFFFLNYRSVKTFAKANNLVSVFKFIVPLLVIGVLFTFFKPENFEVQGFAPFGLSGVEMAVSAGGIIFAYLGLTPIISVASEVKNPQRTIPIALILSVLLSTAIYALLQLAFLGSVPTEMIANGWAGISKELALPYRDIALALGVGWLAYLVVADAVISPSGCGNIYMNATPRVIYGWAQTGTFFKYFTRIDEQSGIPRPALWLTFGLSVFWTLPFPSWEALINVVSAALVLSYAVAPVSVAALRRNAPGMPRPFRVKGMSVLGPLSFIIAALIVYWSGWNTVSWLLALQIVMFVLYLLCRRFVPTEHLSLGQQVRSSAWLIGFYAMTILLSWLGSFGGLGVIGHPFDTVVVAAAALGIYYWGAATGVPAHLVRLDGEDESEATTQALGGHRTGALAS; encoded by the coding sequence ATGTCAGGCAAATTCAAGAAGCAATTGTCATTGCTGGACCTCACCTTCATCGGCCTCGGTGCCATCTTCGGCTCCGGCTGGCTGTTCGCCGCCAGCCACGTCTCGGCCATCGCCGGGCCGGCCGGCATTCTCTCCTGGTTCCTCGGCGGCTTCGCCGTGTTGCTGCTGGGCATCGTCTACTGCGAACTGGGCGCCGCCCTGCCGCGGGCCGGTGGCGTGGTGCGCTACCCGGTGTACTCCCACGGCCCGCTGCTGGGCTACCTGATGGGGTTCATCACCCTGATCGCGTTTTCCAGCCTGATCGCCATCGAGGTGGTCGCCTCGCGCCAATACGCCGCTGCCTGGTTCCCCGGGCTGACCAAGGCCGGCTCCAGCGACCCCACGGTGCTCGGCTGGCTGGTGCAGTTTGCCCTGCTGGGGTTGTTCTTCTTCCTCAACTACCGCAGCGTGAAAACCTTCGCCAAGGCCAACAACCTGGTCAGCGTGTTCAAGTTCATCGTGCCGCTGCTGGTGATCGGTGTGCTGTTCACCTTCTTCAAACCGGAAAACTTCGAGGTGCAGGGCTTTGCCCCGTTCGGCCTGTCCGGCGTTGAAATGGCAGTGTCGGCCGGCGGTATCATCTTCGCCTACCTGGGCCTGACGCCGATCATCTCGGTGGCCAGCGAGGTGAAGAACCCGCAACGCACCATCCCCATCGCTCTGATTCTGTCGGTGCTGCTGTCCACCGCCATCTACGCCCTGCTGCAACTGGCGTTCCTCGGCAGCGTGCCGACCGAAATGATCGCCAACGGCTGGGCCGGCATCTCCAAAGAGCTGGCGCTGCCCTACCGTGACATCGCCCTGGCCCTGGGCGTGGGCTGGCTGGCCTACCTGGTGGTGGCGGACGCGGTGATCTCGCCCAGCGGCTGCGGCAACATCTACATGAACGCCACCCCGCGGGTGATCTACGGCTGGGCGCAGACCGGCACCTTCTTCAAGTACTTCACCCGCATCGACGAGCAGTCCGGCATCCCGCGCCCGGCGCTGTGGCTGACCTTTGGCCTGTCGGTGTTCTGGACCCTGCCGTTCCCGTCGTGGGAGGCGCTGATCAACGTGGTTTCCGCCGCCCTGGTACTGAGCTACGCGGTGGCCCCGGTCAGCGTCGCCGCCCTGCGCCGCAACGCCCCCGGCATGCCGCGCCCGTTCCGGGTCAAGGGCATGAGCGTGCTCGGCCCGCTGTCGTTCATCATCGCCGCGCTGATCGTCTACTGGTCGGGCTGGAACACCGTGTCCTGGCTGCTGGCCCTGCAGATCGTGATGTTCGTGCTGTACCTGCTGTGCCGCCGCTTCGTGCCCACCGAGCATCTGTCGCTGGGCCAGCAGGTGCGCTCATCGGCCTGGCTGATCGGCTTCTACGCCATGACCATTCTGCTGTCGTGGTTGGGCAGCTTCGGCGGGCTGGGGGTGATCGGCCACCCGTTCGACACCGTGGTGGTGGCTGCTGCTGCCCTGGGCATCTACTACTGGGGCGCGGCCACCGGCGTGCCGGCGCACCTGGTGCGGCTGGATGGCGAGGATGAAAGCGAGGCCACTACACAAGCACTGGGCGGCCATCGCACTGGCGCACTGGCTTCTTGA
- a CDS encoding 4-hydroxyproline epimerase — MKQIHVIDSHTGGEPTRLVMKGFPALSGRTMAEQRDELRELHDHWRRACLLEPRGNDVLVGALYCPPVSAEATCGVIFFNNAGYLNMCGHGTIGLVASLQHLGLIGPGEHRIDTPVGQVSATLHDDGAITVANVPSYRYRQQVAVDVPGHGVVHGDIAWGGNWFFLVSEHGQRIELDNREALTEYTWAMLKALEAQGITGENGGLIDHVELFADDPHADSRNFVMCPGKAYDRSPCGTGTSAKLACLAADGKLGEGQVWTQASITGSQFQGRFERIGERIRPFITGRAYMTADSTLLIDEQDPFAWGI, encoded by the coding sequence ATGAAACAGATCCACGTCATCGACTCACACACCGGCGGCGAACCCACCCGCCTGGTGATGAAGGGCTTCCCCGCCCTCAGCGGCCGGACCATGGCCGAACAACGCGACGAACTGCGCGAGCTGCACGACCACTGGCGCCGTGCCTGCCTGCTGGAGCCACGCGGCAACGATGTGCTGGTGGGCGCGCTGTACTGCCCGCCGGTGTCGGCCGAGGCCACCTGCGGGGTGATCTTCTTCAACAACGCCGGCTACCTGAACATGTGCGGCCACGGCACCATCGGCCTGGTCGCCTCGCTCCAGCACCTGGGCCTGATCGGCCCGGGCGAGCACCGCATCGACACCCCGGTCGGCCAGGTCAGCGCCACCCTGCACGATGACGGCGCCATCACCGTCGCCAATGTGCCGTCCTACCGCTACCGCCAGCAGGTGGCGGTGGACGTACCGGGCCATGGCGTGGTGCACGGCGACATCGCCTGGGGCGGCAACTGGTTCTTTCTGGTCAGCGAGCACGGCCAGCGCATCGAACTGGACAACCGCGAGGCCCTCACCGAATACACCTGGGCCATGCTCAAGGCCCTCGAAGCCCAGGGCATCACGGGTGAAAACGGCGGCCTGATCGACCACGTCGAGCTGTTCGCCGACGACCCGCACGCCGACAGCCGCAACTTCGTCATGTGCCCGGGCAAGGCCTACGACCGCTCGCCCTGCGGCACCGGCACCAGCGCCAAGCTGGCGTGCCTGGCCGCCGATGGCAAGCTCGGCGAAGGCCAGGTGTGGACCCAGGCCAGCATCACCGGCAGCCAGTTCCAGGGCCGCTTCGAGCGTATCGGCGAGCGTATTCGCCCGTTCATCACCGGCCGCGCCTACATGACCGCCGACAGCACCCTGCTGATCGACGAACAAGACCCTTTTGCCTGGGGCATCTGA
- a CDS encoding dihydrodipicolinate synthase family protein has translation MNTNIFTGTMPALMTPCTAERKPDFDALVRKGRELIEAGMSAVVYCGSMGDWPLLTEAERQEGVARLVAAGIPTIVGTGAVNSREAVAHAAHAAKVGAAGLMVIPRVLSRGASLIAQKHHFSAILAAAPKLPAVIYNSPYYGFATRADLFFELRSQHPNLIGFKEFGGGADLRYAAEHITSKDDDVTLMVGVDTQVVHGFVNCNATGAITGIGNALPREVLQLVSLSKQAAKGDARARRLARELESALAVLSSFDEGCDLVLYYKHLMVLNGDTEYSLHFNDTDALTDAQRNYAEQQYALFRQWYANWSAEQNLA, from the coding sequence ATGAACACCAACATATTCACCGGCACCATGCCCGCCCTGATGACCCCCTGCACCGCCGAGCGCAAGCCGGACTTCGACGCCCTGGTGCGCAAGGGCCGCGAACTGATCGAGGCCGGCATGAGCGCGGTGGTGTACTGCGGCTCGATGGGCGACTGGCCACTGCTGACCGAGGCCGAGCGCCAGGAAGGCGTGGCACGCCTGGTGGCGGCAGGCATCCCGACCATCGTCGGCACTGGCGCGGTGAACTCCCGCGAAGCGGTGGCCCATGCCGCCCACGCCGCCAAGGTCGGCGCCGCCGGCCTGATGGTGATCCCCCGCGTGCTCAGCCGCGGCGCCTCGCTGATTGCCCAGAAGCACCACTTCTCAGCCATTCTGGCTGCAGCGCCCAAACTGCCGGCGGTGATCTACAACAGCCCCTACTATGGCTTTGCCACCCGCGCCGACCTGTTCTTCGAGCTGCGCAGCCAGCACCCGAACCTGATCGGTTTCAAGGAGTTCGGCGGTGGTGCCGACCTGCGCTACGCCGCCGAGCACATCACCTCCAAGGATGACGACGTGACCCTGATGGTGGGCGTGGACACCCAGGTGGTGCACGGCTTCGTCAACTGCAACGCCACCGGCGCCATCACCGGCATCGGCAACGCCCTGCCGCGCGAAGTGCTGCAACTGGTGAGCCTGAGCAAGCAGGCGGCCAAGGGCGATGCCCGCGCCCGCCGCCTGGCCCGCGAGCTTGAGTCAGCACTGGCGGTGCTGTCGTCGTTCGATGAGGGTTGCGACCTGGTGCTGTACTACAAGCACCTGATGGTGCTCAACGGCGACACCGAGTACAGCCTGCACTTCAACGACACCGACGCCCTCACCGACGCCCAGCGCAACTACGCCGAGCAGCAGTACGCGCTGTTCCGCCAGTGGTACGCCAACTGGTCGGCCGAGCAGAACCTGGCCTGA
- a CDS encoding aldehyde dehydrogenase (NADP(+)), whose protein sequence is MTLTGNLLIGQRAVPGTEAPIRAIDPATHQPLEPAYPGASAEHVAQACALAWAAFDAYRETSLEQRAHFLDSIAGQIEALGDELIHRAVAETGLPPARIQGERGRTCMQLRTFARVVRAGEWLDVRVDPALPERQPLARPDLRQRQVALGPVAVFGASNFPLAFSVAGGDTVSALAAGCPVVVKAHGAHPGTSELVGHAVALAVKQCGLPEGVFSLLHGSGREVGLGLVNDPRIKAVGFTGSRSGGLALLHAAQARPEPIPVYAEMASINPVFLFEHALQANTDALAQGFVASLTQGAGQFCTNPGLVIARQGPALQRFVEQAGEHVRQAVAQTMLTPGIFSAYEAGVAALAENRNAQTAASGQPAQGPNQCQAQLFVTEARAFLADEALQAEVFGAASLVVTCDSDEQIREVAEHLEGQLTATLHLVDADLASARALLPTLERKAGRILVNGWPTGVEVCDTMVHGGPFPATSDARSTSVGTAAILRFLRPVCYQGFPDALLPQALQQGNPLHLRRLLDGQREA, encoded by the coding sequence ATGACCCTCACCGGCAACCTGCTGATCGGCCAACGCGCCGTGCCCGGCACCGAGGCGCCAATCCGCGCCATCGACCCGGCCACCCACCAGCCGCTCGAACCCGCCTACCCCGGCGCCAGCGCCGAACACGTGGCCCAGGCCTGCGCCCTGGCCTGGGCGGCGTTCGATGCCTACCGCGAAACCTCGCTCGAACAACGCGCCCACTTTCTCGACAGCATCGCCGGGCAGATCGAAGCCCTGGGCGATGAACTGATCCACCGCGCCGTCGCCGAAACCGGCCTGCCGCCGGCGCGCATCCAGGGCGAGCGCGGGCGCACCTGCATGCAACTGCGCACCTTCGCCCGGGTGGTGCGGGCCGGCGAATGGCTGGATGTGCGCGTCGACCCGGCGCTGCCCGAGCGCCAGCCCTTGGCCCGCCCCGACCTGCGCCAGCGCCAGGTGGCCCTGGGCCCGGTGGCGGTGTTCGGCGCCAGCAACTTCCCCCTGGCCTTCTCGGTAGCCGGCGGCGACACCGTCTCGGCCCTGGCCGCCGGCTGCCCGGTGGTGGTCAAGGCCCACGGCGCCCACCCCGGCACCAGCGAGCTGGTCGGCCACGCCGTGGCCCTGGCCGTGAAACAGTGCGGGTTGCCCGAAGGAGTGTTCTCGCTGCTGCACGGCAGCGGCCGTGAAGTGGGCCTGGGGCTGGTCAACGACCCGCGCATCAAGGCCGTCGGCTTCACCGGCTCGCGCAGCGGTGGCCTGGCCCTGCTGCACGCGGCCCAGGCGCGCCCGGAGCCGATCCCGGTGTATGCCGAAATGGCCTCGATCAACCCGGTGTTCCTGTTCGAGCATGCCCTGCAGGCCAATACCGATGCACTGGCCCAAGGCTTCGTCGCCTCGCTCACCCAAGGTGCCGGGCAGTTCTGTACCAACCCGGGGCTGGTGATCGCCCGCCAGGGGCCGGCGTTGCAGCGCTTTGTCGAGCAGGCCGGCGAGCATGTGCGCCAGGCTGTCGCGCAAACCATGCTGACCCCGGGTATCTTCAGTGCCTATGAAGCAGGCGTGGCTGCACTGGCCGAGAACCGCAACGCGCAAACCGCTGCCAGCGGCCAACCGGCCCAGGGGCCGAACCAGTGCCAGGCGCAGTTGTTCGTCACCGAGGCCCGCGCCTTTTTGGCCGACGAGGCGCTGCAGGCCGAAGTGTTCGGCGCAGCCTCGCTGGTGGTGACCTGCGACAGCGATGAACAAATCCGCGAGGTTGCCGAGCACCTGGAAGGCCAGCTGACCGCCACCCTGCACCTGGTCGACGCCGACCTCGCCAGCGCCCGGGCGCTGCTGCCGACCCTGGAGCGCAAGGCCGGGCGCATTCTGGTCAATGGCTGGCCGACCGGCGTGGAGGTGTGCGACACCATGGTGCATGGCGGCCCGTTCCCGGCCACCTCCGATGCCCGCAGCACCTCGGTGGGCACTGCGGCGATCCTGCGCTTCTTGCGCCCGGTGTGTTACCAGGGCTTCCCGGATGCGTTGCTGCCGCAAGCCCTGCAACAGGGCAACCCGCTGCACCTGCGGCGGCTGCTCGACGGCCAGCGGGAAGCCTGA
- a CDS encoding FAD-dependent oxidoreductase produces the protein MANFDTDIAVVGAGIVGVACALQLARQGKRVLLLDRQAPGHGASWGNAGHLATEQVFPIADLSILKRLPSMLMDPMGPLRLDWKYLPRALPWFTRLLLNLRPVPFGRSVAGIRALNEGSLGAWQRLLGCIGRLDLLREDGSLLVFERPESRVALQALCGRMQQQGVAVDGWSAQQVREAAPQLSEALQGGLFFPRTGHFIDPYRVVNALFEAALAAGVQFSSREVTGGRLQGDGVCLASSQGQVRARQVLVACGAHSATLVKALTGKAVPLDTERGYHLMLPAEHGRLPFAVTSLERKFIMTPMTDGLRLAGTVEFAGLDAPPSMQRAWQLHRLSQGMFKQDLNADGATPWMGFRPSLPDSLPVIDRVADGRVLLAFGHQHLGLTQAALTGEWVGRLAGGGDCAGAYRLDRF, from the coding sequence ATGGCCAACTTCGACACCGATATCGCCGTGGTCGGCGCCGGCATCGTCGGCGTGGCCTGTGCCCTGCAACTGGCCCGCCAGGGTAAGCGGGTGCTGCTGCTCGACCGCCAGGCACCGGGCCACGGCGCCTCGTGGGGCAATGCCGGGCACCTGGCCACCGAGCAGGTGTTCCCGATTGCCGACCTGTCGATCCTCAAGCGCCTGCCGAGCATGCTGATGGACCCCATGGGCCCGCTGCGCCTGGACTGGAAGTACCTGCCGCGGGCCCTACCCTGGTTCACCCGGCTGCTGCTCAACCTGCGCCCGGTGCCGTTCGGGCGCAGCGTGGCTGGCATCCGCGCACTGAACGAAGGCAGCCTGGGCGCCTGGCAGCGCTTGCTTGGCTGCATCGGGCGGCTCGACCTGCTGCGTGAAGACGGCTCGTTGCTGGTGTTCGAGCGGCCTGAGTCACGCGTAGCACTGCAGGCCCTGTGCGGGCGCATGCAGCAGCAAGGCGTAGCGGTCGATGGCTGGTCGGCACAGCAGGTGCGTGAGGCCGCACCGCAATTGAGCGAAGCGCTGCAGGGTGGGCTGTTCTTCCCGCGCACCGGGCATTTCATCGACCCGTACCGGGTGGTCAACGCGTTGTTCGAGGCAGCACTGGCGGCCGGTGTGCAGTTTTCCAGCCGCGAGGTAACGGGTGGCCGGTTGCAGGGTGACGGCGTCTGCCTTGCCAGCAGCCAGGGCCAGGTGCGAGCGCGCCAGGTGCTGGTGGCGTGCGGCGCGCATTCGGCAACGCTGGTCAAGGCACTGACCGGCAAGGCCGTGCCATTGGACACCGAGCGCGGTTACCACCTGATGCTGCCGGCCGAGCACGGGCGGTTGCCGTTCGCGGTCACCTCGCTTGAGCGCAAGTTCATCATGACGCCCATGACCGACGGCCTGCGCCTGGCCGGCACGGTGGAGTTCGCCGGGCTCGACGCGCCGCCGAGCATGCAGCGGGCGTGGCAGTTGCACCGCTTGAGCCAGGGGATGTTCAAGCAGGATTTGAATGCCGACGGGGCAACGCCGTGGATGGGCTTTCGGCCTTCGCTGCCGGACTCGCTGCCGGTGATCGACCGGGTGGCCGACGGGCGCGTGCTGCTGGCATTCGGGCACCAGCACCTGGGGTTGACCCAGGCGGCGCTGACGGGGGAATGGGTGGGGCGGTTGGCTGGCGGGGGGGATTGCGCCGGGGCTTATCGGTTGGATCGGTTTTGA
- the xenA gene encoding xenobiotic reductase XenA, with the protein MSALFQPYTLKDVTLRNRIAIPPMCQYMAEDGMINDWHHVHLAGLARGGAGLVVVEATAVAPEGRITPGCAGIWSDAHAQAFVPVVQAIKAAGSVPGIQIAHAGRKASANRPWEGDDHIAADDARGWQTIAPSAIAFGAHLPKVPREMTLADIERVKQDFVDGARRARDAGFEWIELHFAHGYLGQSFFSEHSNQRTDAYGGSFDNRSRFLLETLAAVREVWPEHLPLTARFGVLEYDGRDEQTLEESIELARRFKAGGLDLLSVSVGFTIPDTNIPWGPAFMGPIAERVRREAELPVTSAWGFGTPQLAEGALQANQLDLVSVGRAHLADPHWPYAAAKELGVDKASWTLPAPYAHWLERYR; encoded by the coding sequence ATGTCTGCATTGTTCCAGCCCTACACCCTCAAGGATGTGACCCTGCGCAACCGCATCGCCATTCCGCCGATGTGCCAGTACATGGCTGAGGACGGCATGATCAACGACTGGCACCATGTGCATCTGGCGGGCCTGGCCCGTGGCGGCGCTGGCCTGGTGGTGGTGGAAGCCACTGCAGTGGCGCCGGAAGGCCGCATTACCCCCGGCTGCGCCGGTATCTGGAGCGACGCCCATGCCCAGGCCTTCGTGCCGGTGGTACAGGCCATCAAGGCCGCGGGCTCCGTGCCGGGCATCCAGATCGCCCACGCCGGGCGCAAGGCCAGCGCCAACCGCCCGTGGGAAGGTGACGACCACATCGCGGCAGACGACGCCCGCGGCTGGCAGACCATCGCCCCGTCGGCCATCGCCTTTGGTGCGCACCTGCCGAAAGTGCCGCGCGAGATGACCCTGGCCGACATCGAGCGGGTCAAGCAGGACTTCGTCGATGGCGCCCGCCGTGCCCGTGATGCAGGCTTTGAGTGGATCGAGCTGCATTTTGCCCACGGCTACCTGGGCCAGAGCTTCTTCTCCGAGCATTCCAACCAGCGCACCGACGCCTATGGCGGCAGCTTTGACAACCGCAGCCGCTTCCTGCTGGAAACCCTGGCGGCCGTGCGTGAAGTGTGGCCGGAGCACCTGCCGCTGACCGCGCGTTTTGGCGTGCTGGAATACGACGGGCGCGACGAGCAGACCCTGGAAGAGTCCATCGAACTGGCACGCCGCTTCAAGGCCGGCGGCCTGGACCTGCTGAGCGTCAGCGTCGGTTTCACCATCCCTGACACCAACATCCCGTGGGGCCCGGCGTTCATGGGCCCGATCGCCGAGCGCGTGCGCCGCGAGGCCGAGCTGCCGGTGACCTCGGCGTGGGGCTTCGGTACCCCGCAACTGGCCGAAGGCGCGCTGCAGGCCAACCAGCTGGACTTAGTGTCGGTGGGCCGCGCCCACCTGGCCGACCCGCACTGGCCCTATGCTGCGGCCAAGGAGCTCGGGGTGGACAAGGCTTCGTGGACCTTGCCGGCGCCGTATGCGCATTGGCTTGAGCGTTATCGCTGA